In the Magnetospira sp. QH-2 genome, one interval contains:
- a CDS encoding PAS domain-containing protein, translating to MMTATRPERDRPESPCEPAQMRLLEAMLDTSPVAVAVTAPEDLHILFANAALGRILSLEPALLAGERLVDRVLSKEDAAKILDHIGRGDGVGPLSTRLRSRDQAHRWTTLTLEPVATSEGMVVLWWIEDEEEMRRLEQRLGASLIKEHKLLQRLESLDMDLGRMTAEDPLTGALVRERFIELGELELIGARRYREHVAVLTVTLLDFEPICEFQGLAASEDAVKTVAGACQKSLRQVDYFGHLNDHRFGIVLPGIDGKQAENLRNSLLKSLSAQTLRGLNGPFRLRVAVGHTQASQGDISLLEALGRATDHEQVLAPRPPKDDKS from the coding sequence ATGATGACAGCGACCAGGCCGGAACGGGATCGTCCGGAGAGCCCCTGCGAACCGGCGCAGATGCGCCTACTCGAAGCCATGCTCGATACCAGTCCGGTGGCGGTGGCCGTTACCGCGCCGGAAGACCTGCACATTTTGTTCGCCAACGCCGCCCTGGGGCGGATCTTGAGCCTGGAACCCGCCCTATTGGCCGGAGAACGGCTGGTGGACAGGGTTTTATCGAAAGAAGATGCGGCGAAAATTCTGGATCATATTGGTCGTGGCGACGGTGTTGGCCCGCTCTCCACCCGGCTACGCAGCCGGGATCAGGCGCACCGCTGGACCACCTTGACCCTGGAACCCGTCGCCACAAGCGAAGGCATGGTGGTGCTGTGGTGGATTGAAGACGAAGAAGAAATGCGGCGTTTGGAGCAACGGCTCGGCGCCAGCTTGATCAAGGAACACAAGCTGCTGCAACGGCTCGAATCTTTGGACATGGACCTGGGCCGCATGACCGCCGAAGATCCGCTGACTGGTGCCCTGGTGCGTGAACGTTTCATCGAATTGGGTGAATTGGAATTGATTGGTGCGCGACGCTACCGGGAACATGTGGCGGTCCTGACCGTTACCTTGCTGGATTTTGAGCCTATCTGTGAATTTCAGGGGCTGGCGGCCAGCGAGGATGCGGTCAAGACCGTGGCCGGGGCCTGCCAGAAATCCCTGCGCCAGGTGGATTACTTCGGCCACCTCAACGACCACCGGTTCGGCATCGTGCTACCGGGAATCGACGGCAAGCAGGCTGAAAACCTGCGCAATAGCCTCTTGAAATCTCTTTCCGCTCAGACACTGCGCGGCCTCAACGGCCCTTTCCGCCTGCGCGTGGCGGTGGGTCATACTCAGGCCTCGCAAGGCGACATATCGCTGCTGGAGGCCCTGGGCCGGGCCACGGACCACGAACAAGTTCTGGCCCCCCGCCCGCCTAAAGACGACAAAAGTTAA
- the nadB gene encoding L-aspartate oxidase, protein MAPDESIYDVLVIGSGAAGLSLTLHLAGRTRIALLCKGELKETSTYYAQGGVAAVLDDKDSTESHLQDTLEAGAGLCREDVVRHVVENAKPAVQKLIDYGVDFSRRERSDGTLEFHLTREGGHSHRRVLHVSDATGEAIESTLEEQVKAAPDVSVFTHHTAIDVVMDRSGSKPRCVGAYALDNEAGRVRLFRARYVVLATGGSSKVYLYTSNPDGTTGDGVAMAWRAGCRVENMEFLQFHPTCLYHPLAKSFLITEAVRGEGGHLLLPDGSRFMDRFHPMAELAPRDVVARAIDFEMKRLGVDCLHLDISHQPEDFVIGHFPTIYRRCLQFGIDITKQPIPVVPAAHYTCGGVKVDMHGRTDVDGLYAIGEVSSTGLHGANRMASNSLLECLVFADAAARDIAVRLPDAPIPPDMPRWDESRVTDSDEEVVISHNWEELRRFMWDYVGIVRTTKRLERAKRRVDMLLTEIDEYYGNFRVTRDLLELRDLATVADLIIRSAMARKESRGLHYSLDHPEADTSTPPRDTILAR, encoded by the coding sequence ATGGCGCCCGACGAATCCATATATGACGTGTTGGTCATCGGCAGCGGGGCGGCTGGATTGAGCCTGACCCTGCATCTTGCCGGGCGGACGCGAATCGCCTTGCTCTGCAAGGGTGAATTGAAAGAGACCAGCACCTATTACGCCCAAGGTGGCGTGGCGGCGGTGCTGGATGACAAAGATTCAACCGAAAGCCATCTGCAAGACACCTTGGAAGCCGGAGCCGGTCTATGCCGCGAGGATGTGGTTCGGCATGTGGTGGAAAACGCCAAACCGGCCGTGCAGAAGCTGATCGATTATGGCGTGGACTTTTCCCGGCGCGAGCGTTCCGATGGGACTTTGGAATTTCACCTGACCCGCGAGGGCGGGCACAGCCATCGTCGGGTGCTTCATGTGTCCGATGCCACCGGCGAGGCCATCGAATCCACCTTGGAAGAACAGGTGAAGGCAGCACCCGATGTGTCTGTCTTCACCCATCATACGGCCATCGATGTGGTCATGGACCGGTCCGGGTCCAAGCCCCGCTGTGTGGGCGCCTACGCCTTGGACAACGAAGCCGGGCGGGTGCGCCTGTTTCGCGCCCGCTATGTGGTCTTGGCCACCGGCGGATCCAGCAAGGTTTACCTCTATACCAGCAACCCCGATGGCACCACCGGCGACGGCGTGGCCATGGCCTGGCGTGCCGGATGCCGGGTGGAGAACATGGAATTCCTGCAATTCCATCCCACCTGTCTCTATCACCCTTTGGCCAAGTCCTTCTTGATCACCGAGGCGGTGCGCGGCGAGGGGGGGCACCTTTTGTTGCCCGACGGCAGCCGGTTTATGGACCGATTCCATCCCATGGCCGAACTGGCGCCCCGCGACGTGGTCGCTCGGGCCATCGACTTCGAGATGAAGCGATTGGGTGTTGATTGCCTGCACCTGGATATTTCCCATCAGCCCGAGGATTTCGTTATCGGGCATTTTCCGACCATCTATCGGCGTTGTCTGCAATTTGGCATCGATATCACCAAGCAGCCGATTCCGGTGGTGCCCGCCGCCCATTACACCTGCGGCGGGGTCAAGGTGGACATGCACGGACGCACCGATGTGGATGGCTTGTATGCTATCGGAGAGGTCTCCAGCACCGGACTGCATGGCGCCAATCGCATGGCCAGCAATTCATTGCTTGAATGCTTGGTTTTTGCCGATGCGGCGGCGCGGGATATTGCCGTTCGTCTGCCCGATGCCCCCATCCCGCCGGACATGCCCCGGTGGGATGAAAGTCGGGTCACCGATTCCGACGAGGAAGTGGTCATCTCCCATAACTGGGAAGAGCTGCGCCGATTCATGTGGGATTACGTGGGCATTGTGCGCACCACCAAGCGGTTGGAACGGGCCAAGCGCCGGGTCGATATGCTGCTGACCGAAATTGATGAGTATTATGGCAACTTCCGGGTCACCCGGGATCTGTTGGAGCTACGCGATCTGGCCACGGTGGCTGATCTGATTATCCGCAGTGCCATGGCTCGCAAGGAAAGCCGGGGACTGCATTATTCCCTCGACCATCCAGAGGCCGATACATCCACGCCGCCCCGTGATACCATTTTGGCTCGTTGA
- the nadC gene encoding carboxylating nicotinate-nucleotide diphosphorylase — translation MSLDPEIVAQVIDFALGEDVGGGDVTSAAVIPKGARFAGTMTARHDMVIAGLGVAKAVVHRLSPDAHFETEVQDGDRVAAGQVLARMAGPAHQLLAAERSALNLLQFMSGIATQTRSYVDRIEGTGATLLDTRKTVPGLRDLSKYATRMGGAQNHRMRLDDGILIKDNHIAVAGGVTECVRRAKAADSGLTIEVECDTLDQVREAVEAGAHMLLLDNMPPEVLRQALQIVDGRAKTEASGGVTLDSIRAIAETGVDYISVGRITQSAPAVDIGLDWSAA, via the coding sequence ATGAGCCTGGATCCTGAAATTGTCGCCCAGGTGATCGACTTCGCGCTCGGAGAAGACGTGGGCGGCGGCGACGTGACGTCCGCCGCCGTCATTCCCAAAGGGGCTCGATTTGCCGGCACCATGACTGCCCGGCACGATATGGTGATTGCGGGGCTGGGCGTTGCCAAGGCCGTGGTGCATCGACTATCACCAGACGCCCATTTCGAGACCGAGGTGCAAGACGGCGACCGGGTGGCTGCGGGACAGGTCCTCGCCCGCATGGCCGGTCCGGCTCACCAATTGCTGGCCGCGGAACGTTCGGCCTTGAACCTTTTGCAGTTCATGTCAGGTATCGCCACCCAGACCCGCTCGTATGTGGATCGCATCGAGGGAACCGGGGCCACCTTGCTCGATACCCGCAAGACCGTGCCGGGGCTGCGTGATCTTTCCAAATACGCCACCCGCATGGGCGGCGCCCAAAATCACCGCATGCGGCTGGACGATGGAATCCTGATCAAGGACAACCACATCGCTGTTGCCGGAGGCGTCACCGAATGCGTCCGCCGGGCCAAGGCCGCCGACAGCGGTCTGACCATCGAAGTGGAATGCGATACCCTGGATCAGGTGCGCGAGGCAGTGGAGGCGGGCGCTCATATGCTGCTGCTGGACAATATGCCTCCCGAAGTTCTGCGGCAGGCTTTGCAAATCGTCGATGGTCGAGCCAAGACCGAGGCTTCGGGCGGGGTAACCCTGGACAGCATCCGCGCCATCGCCGAAACTGGCGTCGACTACATTTCCGTCGGGCGAATTACGCAATCGGCCCCGGCGGTGGACATCGGCCTGGATTGGAGCGCGGCTTAA
- a CDS encoding substrate-binding domain-containing protein codes for MFTKRIALAAVVSAAAAGFTGTAEARDQIRIVGSSTVYPFATTVAEQFGKTTKFKTPVIESTGSGGGLKLFCAGVGVEHPDVTNSSSGIKKSQVADCMKNGVTEITAVKIGYDGIVMASSKKAPQMKITRKQIFLATAAHVPNPDGSETLVENPYKKWSDIDKSLPDSKIEVLGPPPTSGTRDAFAELAMEGGCKKFGWIKAMKKSDKKKYKAVCHGVREDGAYVEAGENDNLIVQKLDANPMAFGVFGFSFLDQNADKIQGSNIDGVDPTFENIAASEYPVSRPLWFYVKQAHVGKIPGIKEYLAEFTSDKAWGEEGYLSDKGLIPMPTAERAKFRNATSEMANNVNEDVK; via the coding sequence ATGTTCACAAAGAGAATCGCCCTGGCGGCGGTCGTGTCTGCTGCGGCAGCTGGTTTTACCGGCACCGCCGAAGCCCGTGACCAGATCCGCATCGTCGGCTCCTCTACCGTTTACCCTTTTGCCACCACCGTGGCCGAACAGTTCGGCAAGACCACCAAGTTCAAGACCCCGGTTATCGAATCCACCGGATCCGGCGGTGGTTTGAAGCTGTTCTGTGCCGGTGTCGGCGTCGAGCACCCTGACGTCACCAACTCCTCCTCGGGCATCAAGAAGTCCCAGGTTGCAGATTGCATGAAGAACGGCGTCACCGAAATCACCGCGGTGAAGATCGGTTACGACGGCATCGTGATGGCCAGCTCCAAAAAGGCCCCGCAGATGAAGATCACCCGCAAGCAGATCTTCCTGGCCACGGCCGCTCACGTACCGAACCCGGACGGCTCCGAGACTCTGGTCGAAAATCCCTACAAGAAGTGGTCCGACATCGACAAGTCCCTGCCGGACTCCAAGATTGAAGTCCTCGGCCCGCCGCCGACCTCCGGCACCCGCGATGCCTTCGCCGAGTTGGCCATGGAAGGCGGCTGCAAAAAGTTTGGCTGGATCAAGGCCATGAAGAAGTCCGACAAAAAGAAGTACAAGGCTGTTTGCCACGGCGTGCGTGAAGATGGTGCTTATGTGGAAGCCGGCGAGAACGACAACCTGATCGTTCAGAAGCTGGATGCCAATCCGATGGCCTTCGGCGTGTTCGGCTTCTCCTTCCTTGATCAGAATGCCGACAAGATCCAGGGCTCCAACATTGATGGCGTGGACCCGACATTCGAAAACATCGCCGCTTCCGAGTATCCGGTGTCCCGCCCGTTGTGGTTCTACGTGAAGCAGGCCCATGTCGGAAAGATCCCCGGCATCAAGGAATACCTGGCCGAGTTCACTAGCGACAAGGCTTGGGGCGAAGAAGGATACCTGAGTGACAAGGGTCTGATTCCGATGCCCACCGCCGAGCGGGCCAAGTTCCGCAACGCGACCTCAGAAATGGCCAACAACGTCAACGAAGACGTCAAATAA
- the hpnC gene encoding squalene synthase HpnC translates to MTAAVPGAVPVETPSGKDAEYENFPVGSFLLPAHARPHVAVFYRFARAIDDIADNPTLTAGEKIRRLDGFAASLEGTGGDGYETGRAMGRSLAETHIAPDHCLDLIAAFKQDAVKNRYDHWDDLMAYCLKSAAPVGRYLLDLHGGSRNGYGPSDALCNALQVINHLQDCQEDYEVMDRVYLPLDWMAEAGADPSDLKAHRASPALRQVIDRCLDGTRELLRQAAALPGGLHSRRLAMESGAILDIAHVLTQRLARQDPVAGRVALSKPGTLVCCLRGALQGLVA, encoded by the coding sequence GTGACAGCGGCTGTTCCCGGTGCCGTGCCCGTGGAGACTCCCTCGGGCAAGGATGCCGAGTATGAAAACTTCCCGGTTGGCTCGTTCCTGCTCCCCGCCCATGCGCGGCCTCATGTGGCGGTGTTCTACCGCTTTGCCCGGGCCATCGACGACATTGCCGACAATCCGACGCTGACGGCGGGCGAAAAGATCCGTCGCCTGGACGGTTTCGCCGCTTCCCTTGAGGGGACGGGGGGGGATGGCTATGAGACCGGACGGGCCATGGGGCGCAGTCTCGCCGAGACGCATATTGCTCCTGACCATTGCCTGGACCTGATTGCCGCCTTTAAGCAGGACGCGGTGAAGAACCGCTATGACCACTGGGACGATCTGATGGCCTATTGCCTGAAATCGGCAGCGCCGGTGGGCCGCTATTTGCTCGACTTGCATGGCGGTTCGCGCAACGGCTACGGCCCTTCGGACGCCTTGTGCAATGCCTTGCAGGTGATCAACCATTTGCAGGATTGCCAAGAAGACTATGAGGTGATGGACCGGGTCTATTTGCCACTGGACTGGATGGCCGAGGCCGGAGCGGATCCGTCGGACCTGAAGGCTCATCGCGCCAGCCCTGCCCTGCGCCAGGTCATCGACCGATGCCTGGACGGAACGCGGGAGTTGTTGCGTCAGGCGGCCGCCTTGCCCGGCGGCCTGCACAGCCGTCGATTGGCCATGGAATCCGGGGCCATTCTGGATATTGCCCATGTCTTGACCCAGCGATTGGCGCGACAAGATCCGGTTGCCGGACGCGTGGCCCTGAGCAAGCCCGGCACCCTGGTTTGCTGCCTGCGCGGAGCCTTGCAGGGGCTGGTGGCATGA
- a CDS encoding glycosyltransferase, translated as MIILGLALISLTIWIYLVAFRGRFWACDQMLPLVIGELSDWPAVTAVIPARDEAETIGESLKSLLEQDYPGDLTVILIDDNSRDETGKVARAAAGDDPRLHILSGQPLPVGWVGKMWAMFQGVEAAGRISPGAEYLLLTDADIRHGQGGVRRLVVKAETEKRDLVSLMVRLRCESFWEKLLVPAFVYFFQKLYPFPWVNNPGRAEAGAAGGCMLVRTEALAASGGIVAIRDRVIDDVALGKRLKAEGSIWLGLTKSVDSLRPYDGLSQIWRMVARTAFVQLEHSGLMLIGTVMGMALIYLLPPLGFLFGDLWVAAPAGAAWLLMTFSYGPTLRLYGLSPLRGLLLPVAALFYTLMTLDSARRHWMGRGGAWKGRHYPELG; from the coding sequence ATGATTATTCTCGGACTGGCACTGATTTCTTTGACCATCTGGATCTATCTGGTGGCTTTCCGGGGGCGGTTTTGGGCCTGCGACCAGATGTTGCCCCTGGTCATCGGCGAACTCTCCGACTGGCCCGCGGTGACCGCGGTCATTCCGGCCCGGGACGAAGCGGAAACCATTGGTGAATCCCTCAAATCCCTTTTGGAGCAGGACTACCCCGGTGATCTGACGGTGATCCTCATTGACGACAACAGCCGCGATGAGACCGGCAAAGTGGCCCGAGCCGCGGCGGGGGATGATCCGCGTCTGCATATCCTTTCCGGCCAGCCCCTACCGGTGGGCTGGGTGGGCAAGATGTGGGCCATGTTCCAAGGCGTCGAGGCCGCCGGGCGCATTTCTCCGGGGGCAGAATACTTGTTGCTCACCGACGCCGATATACGTCATGGGCAAGGGGGGGTGCGGCGGCTGGTGGTCAAGGCGGAAACCGAAAAACGCGATCTGGTATCGCTGATGGTTCGGCTCCGTTGCGAGAGTTTTTGGGAGAAGCTTCTGGTCCCGGCTTTCGTCTATTTTTTTCAGAAGCTCTATCCCTTTCCCTGGGTCAATAACCCCGGCCGGGCCGAGGCGGGAGCGGCGGGGGGCTGTATGCTGGTTCGCACCGAGGCCCTGGCCGCCAGCGGCGGTATTGTCGCCATCCGAGATCGGGTGATTGACGACGTGGCCTTGGGAAAGCGGCTGAAGGCCGAGGGATCGATTTGGCTGGGCTTGACTAAATCCGTGGATAGCCTGCGGCCTTATGACGGCCTGAGCCAAATCTGGCGCATGGTCGCCCGCACCGCCTTCGTGCAGCTGGAACACTCAGGTCTGATGCTGATCGGGACGGTGATGGGGATGGCCCTGATCTATCTGTTACCGCCGTTGGGATTTCTGTTCGGCGACTTATGGGTCGCTGCTCCGGCGGGAGCCGCCTGGCTGCTGATGACTTTTTCCTATGGACCGACACTGCGGCTTTATGGACTGTCGCCCCTGCGTGGGCTGCTGTTGCCGGTGGCGGCGCTGTTTTATACCTTGATGACCCTGGATTCCGCCCGTCGCCATTGGATGGGCCGGGGCGGGGCCTGGAAGGGGCGTCATTACCCTGAGTTGGGGTGA
- the nadA gene encoding quinolinate synthase NadA, with the protein MTETIQLPDATARKEADLDPTLDLEAEINRLRKERNAIILAHYYQDDEIQDLADFVGDSLDLSRKAAATDADVIVFCGVRFMGEVAKILSPQKTVLIPDAEAGCSLEDSCPPDQFKAYREKYPDHLALTYINCSADVKALSDIIVTSSNAEAIVNQLPKDQPILFAPDRHLGAYIKRKTGRDNMELWPGSCIIHEQFSERELIKLKVRHPNARVAAHPECPEQILQQADHVGSTRMLLDYVTNDPAQEFIIATEPHIIHQMQLDAPGKTFIPAPGADGQCDCANCPFMAKNTLEKLYLCMVNDAPAVTIPETLRVDALKPLERMLDMSGPAPAKTEAA; encoded by the coding sequence ATGACCGAGACCATCCAGCTTCCCGACGCCACGGCCCGCAAAGAGGCCGACCTGGATCCGACCTTGGATCTGGAAGCGGAAATCAATCGCCTGCGCAAGGAGCGAAACGCCATCATCCTGGCCCACTATTATCAGGATGATGAAATTCAGGATCTGGCTGATTTCGTCGGCGATTCCCTGGATCTGTCGCGCAAGGCCGCGGCCACCGACGCCGATGTCATCGTCTTCTGCGGCGTGCGGTTCATGGGCGAGGTGGCCAAAATCCTCAGCCCGCAAAAGACCGTGCTGATTCCCGATGCCGAGGCCGGATGCTCTTTGGAGGATTCCTGTCCGCCGGACCAGTTCAAGGCCTATCGGGAAAAGTATCCCGATCATCTGGCGCTGACCTATATCAATTGCTCGGCGGACGTGAAGGCACTGTCCGATATCATTGTGACCTCATCCAATGCCGAGGCCATCGTCAATCAATTGCCCAAGGATCAACCAATCTTGTTTGCGCCGGATCGCCACCTGGGCGCCTATATCAAGCGCAAGACCGGGCGCGACAACATGGAGCTTTGGCCCGGAAGCTGCATCATTCACGAACAGTTTTCCGAGCGGGAACTGATCAAGCTCAAGGTGCGCCACCCCAATGCCCGGGTCGCGGCCCATCCCGAATGCCCGGAGCAGATCCTGCAACAGGCCGACCATGTTGGCTCCACCCGCATGCTCCTGGACTATGTGACCAACGATCCGGCGCAAGAGTTCATTATCGCCACCGAGCCCCATATCATTCATCAAATGCAATTGGATGCACCGGGAAAGACCTTCATTCCGGCGCCGGGGGCCGATGGCCAATGCGACTGCGCCAATTGCCCCTTCATGGCCAAGAACACCTTGGAGAAGCTGTACCTTTGCATGGTCAATGACGCGCCTGCGGTGACCATCCCGGAAACCCTCCGCGTGGATGCCCTGAAGCCGTTGGAACGGATGCTTGATATGTCCGGCCCGGCGCCCGCCAAGACCGAGGCGGCATAG
- the pstC gene encoding phosphate ABC transporter permease subunit PstC gives MQTFALILAILGLALMAFWTGRARALLTVGGQASRLHSLPSYHGYYIALWCALPALSLLILWVSLEGPILELLLVSTLPQDVMEASSKAELALLINDIRNIAAGNIASDTNEVNRAAAARYADLLFYSLMARITLVLGLAAAGLAFGRKFIAPALRARNAVEKTVTFFMVACSTLAIFITIGIVLSLVFESIRFFESVPVAEFLFGTEWSPQTSLRADQVGSSGAFGALPLFAGTLLITLIAMVVAVPIGLLSAIYMSEYANRKARDMIKPVLEILAGIPTVVYGFFAALTVAPFFRDSGSLMGLDISSESALAAGAVMGIMIIPLVSSLSDDAITAVPQAQRDGSYALGGTRSETIRRVVLPSALPGIVGGILLAVSRAIGETMIVVMAAGLAANLTANPFQAVTTVTVQIVTLLVGDQEFDSPKTLAAFALGLVLFCVTLVLNMIALYVVRKYREQYE, from the coding sequence ATGCAAACCTTCGCCCTTATTCTCGCCATTCTCGGTCTCGCCCTCATGGCCTTTTGGACCGGTCGCGCCCGCGCGCTTTTGACCGTCGGAGGTCAGGCCAGCCGACTGCATTCGTTGCCCTCTTATCACGGGTACTACATTGCCCTGTGGTGCGCTTTGCCCGCGTTGAGCCTTCTGATCCTATGGGTTTCCCTCGAAGGGCCGATTCTCGAGCTGCTCCTGGTGAGCACCTTGCCGCAAGATGTGATGGAAGCATCGTCGAAAGCGGAACTGGCTCTCCTGATCAACGATATCCGCAATATTGCGGCGGGAAACATTGCCTCCGATACCAATGAGGTGAACCGCGCGGCCGCGGCCCGCTATGCAGACCTCCTGTTTTACAGCCTGATGGCGCGGATAACGCTGGTTTTGGGTCTTGCCGCCGCTGGCCTTGCCTTCGGCCGGAAATTCATTGCCCCGGCTCTTCGGGCCCGCAACGCGGTCGAGAAAACCGTGACCTTTTTCATGGTGGCCTGCTCGACCCTGGCGATTTTCATCACCATCGGCATCGTGTTATCGCTGGTTTTCGAATCAATCCGCTTTTTCGAGAGCGTCCCCGTCGCGGAATTCCTGTTTGGCACGGAATGGAGCCCGCAGACATCCTTGCGCGCGGATCAGGTTGGTTCCTCCGGCGCGTTCGGCGCCCTTCCGCTGTTCGCCGGAACCTTGCTGATCACGCTGATTGCCATGGTGGTGGCGGTGCCCATCGGCCTGCTCTCGGCCATTTATATGTCCGAATACGCCAACCGCAAGGCCCGCGACATGATCAAGCCGGTCCTCGAAATCCTGGCTGGTATCCCGACGGTCGTTTACGGCTTTTTCGCGGCTCTTACCGTGGCGCCCTTTTTCCGTGACAGCGGCAGTCTGATGGGTCTGGATATTTCATCGGAAAGCGCGCTGGCGGCGGGCGCGGTCATGGGCATTATGATTATCCCGCTGGTCTCTTCCCTTTCGGACGATGCGATCACCGCCGTCCCGCAGGCGCAACGAGACGGTTCCTATGCGCTGGGGGGGACCAGATCCGAAACCATTCGCCGCGTGGTCCTGCCTTCCGCCCTTCCGGGTATCGTTGGCGGAATCCTGCTGGCCGTTTCCAGGGCCATTGGCGAAACCATGATCGTTGTGATGGCCGCCGGTTTAGCCGCGAATCTGACCGCGAACCCATTCCAGGCAGTGACCACGGTGACTGTGCAGATTGTCACGTTGCTGGTCGGAGATCAGGAGTTTGACAGCCCCAAGACCCTGGCGGCCTTCGCCCTGGGCTTGGTGCTTTTCTGCGTCACGCTGGTGCTCAATATGATCGCCCTCTATGTGGTACGCAAGTACCGCGAACAATACGAGTGA
- a CDS encoding protein kinase — MDQTTAYRPIATIARQPFHTRYIASGEGGRPLVVIKRFEAGMIPTEDGPRPPTIERLDLMRQAFIAELKLLRDISHENIMPLMGANEAGDSPFMVLPLLPMTLRDLIWAPAKEGRGREAARMPLDSALAILRQLLDALEELHGRAVVHRQLAPAAIWLAPDGRLVLDGFGLAKTPDWDLFSDGGGSGPVGFASPEQLVDASSVDARSDICSFGRIAYRLICGRVAEAKPLPPTDIDPTIDRALGEWMMSCMAEDPKDRPADVAAVREVMETLA, encoded by the coding sequence ATGGACCAGACGACTGCCTACCGACCGATTGCCACCATCGCCCGACAGCCTTTCCATACGCGCTATATCGCCTCGGGCGAAGGGGGGCGACCGCTGGTGGTGATCAAGCGATTCGAGGCGGGCATGATCCCGACGGAAGACGGCCCAAGGCCACCGACCATTGAGCGCTTGGACCTCATGCGGCAGGCCTTCATTGCCGAACTCAAGCTTCTGCGCGACATTAGCCACGAAAACATCATGCCGCTGATGGGCGCCAACGAGGCAGGCGACTCACCTTTCATGGTCCTGCCCTTGCTCCCTATGACCCTGCGTGATCTGATCTGGGCTCCGGCCAAGGAAGGTCGAGGCCGGGAAGCCGCGCGCATGCCTCTGGACAGTGCCCTGGCCATATTGCGCCAGTTGTTGGATGCGTTGGAAGAATTGCATGGCCGAGCCGTTGTGCACCGGCAACTGGCCCCCGCGGCCATTTGGCTGGCCCCCGACGGTCGGCTGGTTCTCGATGGATTTGGGCTGGCCAAAACACCAGATTGGGACTTGTTCAGCGATGGCGGGGGCAGTGGGCCGGTGGGGTTTGCCAGCCCGGAACAATTGGTGGACGCGTCATCGGTCGATGCGCGCTCCGACATATGCTCCTTCGGTCGTATCGCCTATCGGCTGATCTGTGGGCGGGTGGCCGAAGCCAAGCCGCTGCCGCCCACCGATATTGATCCAACCATCGACAGGGCGCTCGGCGAGTGGATGATGAGTTGCATGGCCGAGGACCCCAAGGACCGCCCGGCGGATGTGGCCGCTGTTCGCGAGGTGATGGAGACTCTGGCGTGA
- a CDS encoding cell wall metabolism sensor histidine kinase WalK, whose amino-acid sequence MNKKGVRRIDAAIMQSLPVPVILLNRERQVIDFNGAAEPLLSETPRDHDLALSLRHPRLLDGVDKVLDGAPLSDGEFVIAAPVAQTFQFTVTALKEKKHTGFARALIMLNDITSIRATEQMHADFVANVSHELRSPLSTLIGFIETLRGVGWNDDEARKRFLAIMDTEAHRMKRLIDDLLSLSKVEVREHVPPRGAVDLGNLIDEIAVSFILRAKKRNMELSIQPCENLPRISGDHDELSEVFTNLFDNALKYGEEGHPVTVTLKKVDRVPFHRSEGVSVVIANQGDAIPAEQIPRLTERFYRVDKGRSRDLGGTGLGLAIVKHIVSRHRGRLSIRSKPDHGTSVTVTLPCSLDDPAV is encoded by the coding sequence ATGAATAAGAAAGGCGTGAGGCGCATCGACGCCGCAATCATGCAGAGCCTGCCGGTGCCGGTGATTTTGCTCAATCGCGAACGGCAGGTTATTGATTTCAACGGGGCCGCCGAACCGCTGCTCAGCGAGACTCCCCGCGATCACGATCTCGCCTTGTCCCTGCGCCATCCCCGCCTGCTTGACGGGGTGGACAAGGTGCTCGATGGTGCACCGTTGAGCGACGGGGAATTCGTCATTGCCGCACCGGTGGCCCAGACCTTTCAATTCACCGTGACGGCCTTGAAAGAGAAAAAGCATACCGGTTTCGCCCGAGCGCTGATCATGCTCAACGACATCACCAGCATCCGCGCCACGGAACAGATGCATGCGGATTTCGTCGCCAACGTGTCGCACGAATTGCGCTCCCCTCTCTCGACCCTGATCGGTTTTATCGAGACCCTGCGGGGTGTGGGCTGGAACGATGACGAGGCCCGCAAGCGGTTCCTTGCCATCATGGACACCGAGGCTCACCGCATGAAGCGGCTGATCGATGATCTGTTGTCCTTGTCCAAGGTCGAGGTGCGCGAGCATGTGCCACCGCGCGGCGCGGTGGACCTGGGTAACCTGATCGATGAGATCGCCGTTTCTTTCATATTGCGGGCCAAGAAGCGCAACATGGAACTGAGCATTCAACCTTGCGAGAACCTTCCGCGGATATCCGGTGATCATGATGAACTTTCGGAGGTATTCACCAACCTGTTCGATAACGCCTTGAAATATGGCGAGGAAGGCCATCCGGTGACGGTTACCTTGAAAAAAGTCGACCGGGTCCCCTTTCACCGAAGTGAAGGAGTCTCTGTCGTGATCGCCAATCAAGGGGATGCGATTCCCGCGGAGCAGATCCCCCGTTTGACCGAGCGTTTCTACCGCGTCGACAAAGGGCGATCACGGGATCTCGGTGGAACCGGACTGGGCCTCGCCATCGTTAAGCATATTGTCAGCCGCCATCGGGGCCGCCTCTCCATCCGCAGCAAGCCGGACCATGGAACATCGGTCACCGTTACCCTGCCTTGCAGCCTGGACGACCCCGCCGTTTAG